A window from Lolium rigidum isolate FL_2022 unplaced genomic scaffold, APGP_CSIRO_Lrig_0.1 contig_13061_1, whole genome shotgun sequence encodes these proteins:
- the LOC124680337 gene encoding F-box/kelch-repeat protein At1g55270-like, with product MTTPIPSKAESVSCYCRVDGGLKTVVNARKFVPGARLCMQPDVKLNKRKSRSSRKERSRTQAPLLPGLPDDLAISCLMRVPRSEHPNLRLVSRRLSRLLSGNYYYSLRKKFGMAEEWVYVFRRDCDHKISWHAFDPVQRLWKPLPPVPPEYSEAVGFGCAVLSGCYLYLFGGKDPVRGSMRRVVFYNTRTNKWHRAPDMLRKRHFFGSCVINNCLYVAGGECEGIQRTLRSAEVYNPNRNRWSCITEMSTGMVPFIGVVHDGKWFLKGLDSHRQVVSEVYLPTTNMWSTIGNEMVAGWRNPSISLNGRLYSADCRDGCKLRVYDADTGLWTRFMDSRRHLRSSRAFEAVALISLNGKLCIVRNNMSITLVDVSDPTTVIEIDSARMWEIFARKGQYRSFMANLWSTIAGRSLKTHIIHCQVLQV from the exons ATGACAACTCCCATTCCCAGCAAG GCAGAGTCTGTGTCCTGCTACTGCAGGGTAGATGGAGGCCTTAAAACTGTTGTCAATGCTAGAAAGTTTGTCCCTGGTGCTAGGCTGTGCATGCAACCTGACGTCAAACTGAACAAGCGCAAGTCAAGGAGCTCACGCAAGGAGAGGTCCCGAACTCAGGCGCCACTTCTTCCTGGTCTTCCTGATGACCTGGCTATTTCATGTCTCATGCGAGTTCCTCGATCCGAGCACCCTAATCTTCGTCTAGTCAGTAGACGGTTGAGCCGACTTTTGTCCGGGAATTATTATTACTCACTGCGCAAGAAATTTGGTATGGCAGAAGAATGGGTTTATGTTTTCAGAAGGGATTGTGATCATAAGATATCATGGCATGCCTTTGATCCGGTGCAACGGCTCTGGAAGCCACTTCCTCCTGTTCCACCAGAGTATTCAGAAGCCGTGGGCTTTGGTTGTGCTGTTCTCAGTGGCTGCTATTTGTACTTATTTGGTGGCAAAGACCCAGTACGAGGATCTATGAGGCGCGTCGTGTTTTACAATACTCGGACAAACAAATGGCACCGAGCTCCAGATATGCTACGGAAGCGCCACTTCTTTGGCTCTTGTGTCATAAACAACTGCCTCTATGTTGCTGGCGGGGAGTGTGAAGGGATACAAAGAACTTTAAGATCTGCTGAGGTTTACAATCCTAACAGGAATAGATGGTCTTGCATTACTGAAATGAGCACAGGGATGGTGCCTTTCATTGGAGTTGTACATGATGGAAAGTGGTTTCTAAAAGGGCTTGATTCCCATCGCCAGGTTGTGAGCGAGGTCTATCTGCCAACAACCAACATGTGGTCAACCATTGGTAATGAAATGGTTGCAGGTTGGCGGAATCCAAGCATTTCTCTTAATGGCCGTCTTTATTCAGCGGATTGTCGGGATGGCTGCAAGCTAAGAGTTTATGATGCGGACACAGGATTGTGGACGAGATTCATGGACAGTAGGCGCCATCTGCGCAGCTCACGAGCTTTTGAAGCTGTGGCTTTGATCTCACTGAATGGAAAGCTCTGCATTGTCCGTAATAACATGAGCATCACCCTTGTCGATGTCTCTGACCCAACAACAGTTATTGAGATTGACAGTGCCCGCATGTGGGAAATTTTTGCTCGGAAGGGCCAATACAGGTCTTTCATGGCGAACTTGTGGTCGACAATTGCAGGTCGTAGTTTGAAGACCCACATTATCCATTGTCAAGTGCTCCAGGTTTGA